A genomic segment from Cutaneotrichosporon cavernicola HIS019 DNA, chromosome: 7b encodes:
- a CDS encoding uncharacterized protein (LYAR-type C2HC zinc finger) has product MVSFQCDGCADTVKKPQLDKHRQRCWASFTCLDCSTTFQNQDYKKHTSCISEAEKYQGKLYRGPKSNATSANPSNQASAAVSATASPAPASEGANIHPSRLRQVEADNSDFDGSPAGYGRGGFGGRGRGRGGFRGRGGGGFAPQPRGFKPTGENLAQPETTMRSWGSTPVPDSTPATPPVQEKRRKGDKGGTGSKANSSTKSNIEEPASKKRKREASEAASATVPETAVPNGPPTDKALKRIRKHMGKLEKKGDMSLAQWIEKVAQGKDKSVDRADVLAGLQVAFVDGKWQLKA; this is encoded by the exons ATGGTTTCCTTCCA GTGTGACGGGTGTGCGGATACGGTCAAGAAGCCGCAGTTGGATAAGCATCGCCAGCGGTGCTGGGCTAGCTTTACTTGTTTGG ACTGCTCAACAACCTTCCAGAACCAAGACTACAAGAAGCACACGTCGTGTATCTCTGAAGCGGAAAAGTACCAGGGCAAGCTGTATCGTGGTCCCAAGTCCAACGCCACGTCTGCCAATCCCTCCAACCAAGCTTCTGCTGCTGTTTCTGCTACCGCGTCGCCAGCCCCCGCATCGGAGGGTGCGAACATCCACCCCTCGCGATTGAggcaggtcgaggccgacaacTCGGACTTTGACGGCAGCCCAGCAGGGTACGGGCGGGGCGGTTTCGGTGGTaggggacggggacggggCGGGTTCCGTGGTCGCGGAGGCGGTGGGTTCGCACCCCAGCCGCGCGGGTTCAAGCCCACGGGAGAGAATCTGGCTCAGCCAGAGACGACGATGCGGTCCTGGGGGTCGACTCCGGTTCCGGATTCCACTCCGGCCACTCCGCCAGTCCAGGAGAAGAGGCGGAAGGGCGATAAGGGGGGAACTGGCAGCAAGGCCAACTCGAGCACCAAGTCGAATATTGAGGAACCGGCTAGCAAGAAGCGTAAGCGTGAGGCCAGCGAGGCCGCATCTGCGACCGTACCGGAGACCGCCGTACCCAACGGACCCCCTACCGacaaggcgctcaagcgTATTCGCAAGCACATGGGCAAActcgagaagaagggcgacaTGAGCCTTGCGCAGTGGATCGAAAAGGTCGCGcagggcaaggacaagagCGTGGACCGCGCTGATGTGCTTGCTGGCCTGCAGGTGGCTTTCGTCGATGGCAAGTGGCAGTTGAAGGCATAG